The proteins below are encoded in one region of Segatella copri:
- a CDS encoding endo-1,4-beta-xylanase, with protein sequence MKKITTLALGLMLASTAFAQKANSAAQIPTFQETMGKYFLVGAAINTDLPDGQDPAGEEVVKKQFNQVVAENCMKGEKNHPEVNRFDFTDGDKLADWAEKNGKTLIGHCLVWHSQPPKWMFTDDKGNLVSREVLIGRMYNHIMNVVTHYKGRVKGWDVVNEAFEDDGSYRKSLYYKIIGPEFIELAFRFAHEADPNVELYYNDYSTSKPAKREAICKLVRDLKAKGLRIDAVGMQSHNGFDYPDYAEYEKSIEAFAGEGVKVMLTELDMNMLPNPEGFGGAEISQKFELQKKYNPYVKGLDKKAQKLFNQRYLDLFKIVERHKDVISRVTFWGVNDGHSWLNGWPIPGRTNYPLLIDRNNEVKPVVKEIVNLFK encoded by the coding sequence ATGAAAAAGATCACAACTCTGGCACTGGGGCTGATGCTTGCTTCAACAGCTTTCGCTCAAAAAGCGAACTCTGCAGCTCAAATCCCAACATTCCAGGAAACTATGGGTAAGTACTTCCTGGTAGGTGCTGCCATTAATACCGATTTGCCTGATGGACAAGACCCTGCAGGTGAGGAAGTAGTGAAGAAACAGTTTAACCAGGTAGTTGCCGAAAACTGTATGAAGGGTGAGAAGAATCATCCGGAGGTGAATCGCTTTGATTTCACAGATGGCGATAAGTTGGCCGACTGGGCAGAGAAGAACGGCAAGACCTTGATCGGGCATTGTCTGGTTTGGCATTCTCAGCCACCTAAGTGGATGTTTACCGATGATAAGGGTAATCTGGTAAGCCGTGAAGTGCTTATCGGCAGAATGTATAACCATATTATGAATGTGGTTACTCATTATAAAGGTAGAGTAAAGGGTTGGGACGTTGTGAACGAGGCTTTCGAGGATGATGGCTCTTACCGCAAGTCTCTATATTATAAGATTATCGGTCCGGAGTTCATCGAACTGGCTTTCCGCTTTGCGCATGAGGCTGACCCTAACGTAGAACTCTACTACAATGATTATTCTACTTCGAAGCCAGCCAAGCGAGAGGCTATCTGCAAACTGGTTCGCGATTTGAAGGCGAAGGGTCTCCGCATCGATGCAGTAGGTATGCAGAGCCACAATGGTTTTGATTATCCTGACTATGCTGAGTATGAGAAGAGCATCGAGGCTTTTGCTGGTGAAGGCGTGAAGGTGATGCTGACGGAGTTGGATATGAACATGCTTCCTAATCCGGAAGGATTCGGCGGAGCGGAAATCAGTCAGAAGTTTGAACTTCAGAAGAAGTACAATCCATACGTGAAGGGACTTGACAAGAAGGCGCAGAAACTCTTCAATCAGCGTTATCTCGATCTCTTTAAGATTGTAGAGCGTCACAAGGATGTCATCAGTCGTGTTACCTTCTGGGGTGTCAACGATGGTCACTCTTGGTTGAATGGCTGGCCTATCCCTGGCAGAACCAACTATCCACTGCTCATCGACCGCAACAACGAGGTGAAGCCAGTGGTGAAGGAAATCGTCAATCTCTTTAAGTAA
- a CDS encoding glycoside hydrolase family 43 protein yields MKARYLFPKDYMADPSANVFNGRLYVYPSHDWDSGECFDDDGGHFQMKDYHVLSMDDVMEGEVTDHGVILDVKDVPWAEKQMWDNDVVEKDGKYYLIFSAKDYNGVFHLGVAVADKPEGPFIPNADPIRKSYSIDPCVFKDDDGKIYCYFGGIWGGQLQWYKDNKALKDEHLPEGKENPLPSRVAMMTDDVQQFAEMPKPVVIVDEEGNVLPADDPHRFFEASWMHKYKGKYYFSYSTGDTHYLCYAVGDNPYGPFTYKGVILEPVVGWTTHHSICEYKGQWYLFHHDCVPSNDTTWLRSVKVAPLFYDEDDNILPVQSE; encoded by the coding sequence ATGAAAGCAAGATATTTGTTCCCAAAGGATTATATGGCAGACCCATCTGCCAATGTGTTTAACGGTCGCCTGTATGTTTACCCATCTCATGACTGGGATAGCGGCGAATGCTTCGACGATGATGGCGGTCACTTCCAGATGAAAGACTATCATGTTCTCTCTATGGACGACGTGATGGAAGGTGAGGTAACCGATCATGGTGTGATTCTCGACGTGAAGGATGTGCCATGGGCTGAGAAGCAGATGTGGGACAACGATGTAGTAGAGAAGGATGGCAAGTACTATCTCATCTTCTCTGCCAAGGATTATAATGGTGTGTTCCATCTAGGTGTGGCTGTAGCTGATAAGCCAGAAGGTCCTTTCATTCCGAATGCCGACCCTATCCGCAAGTCATATAGCATCGACCCTTGTGTGTTCAAGGATGATGATGGCAAGATTTACTGCTACTTCGGTGGTATCTGGGGCGGTCAGCTTCAGTGGTATAAGGACAACAAGGCTCTGAAGGATGAGCATCTCCCTGAAGGCAAGGAGAACCCATTGCCATCTCGTGTAGCCATGATGACGGATGATGTGCAGCAGTTTGCTGAAATGCCAAAGCCTGTTGTCATCGTTGACGAAGAGGGTAATGTATTGCCAGCAGATGATCCACATCGCTTCTTCGAGGCCAGCTGGATGCATAAGTATAAGGGCAAGTATTACTTCAGCTACTCTACCGGTGATACTCATTATCTCTGCTATGCTGTAGGTGATAATCCTTATGGTCCGTTCACTTACAAGGGTGTTATCCTGGAGCCTGTAGTAGGTTGGACAACCCATCATAGCATCTGTGAGTACAAGGGACAGTGGTATCTGTTCCATCACGACTGCGTGCCATCAAATGATACAACCTGGCTTCGCAGCGTAAAGGTGGCTCCTCTCTTCTATGATGAGGATGATAACATCTTGCCGGTTCAGTCTGAATAA
- a CDS encoding DUF5687 family protein, which produces MLRLLLRLWWLQQRRNFHKRDAFVACYIIFLYVVMGVSFFLSFTENGGELGGEDMPALLGAGIVVGMLIPDIIMKMVMKRDITAMDDYVKSRPVPEKIWNKFLLTTNLVSFWNYVLPVLMLPVFIYFLPVGQVIASFFLFLAFSYIDGIYITCYRKATEWILKWPLILGWMGMFAVLIGYMFVSSFFPVWMGWAGIFFLAGAVFAGLTIYLYHEKIYNEQKQKVSRFRGFSHINLFSLQYIGTLRAKRVRTMVIMIAAIFLFDAYLFALLPAEAGQEMGDKVAMTTLYVAGAILLPSVVLSQWTFGIEANFFHGLMTKPVKVKQMLQNCFYYYMVVSAVALLLTLPFLFLQVGIGIQVLISGFCLAVFINLFNLPTALFSSRLEIFQTSMFSMQGANLKINLYAIAFLFPLAGVCAVYYFFGETAWFVTCITLAVFSIAIHKWFIAKIAAIFEKNKYKRMEKFMES; this is translated from the coding sequence ATGTTGAGATTACTTTTAAGGCTTTGGTGGTTGCAGCAGCGCCGTAACTTCCATAAGCGAGATGCCTTCGTGGCGTGCTACATCATCTTCCTGTATGTGGTGATGGGCGTGAGCTTCTTTCTCAGCTTCACCGAGAATGGGGGAGAACTTGGGGGCGAAGACATGCCTGCCCTGTTGGGAGCCGGTATCGTTGTCGGTATGCTGATTCCAGACATCATCATGAAGATGGTGATGAAGCGGGATATTACGGCGATGGATGATTACGTGAAGTCGCGACCTGTGCCGGAGAAAATCTGGAACAAGTTCCTGCTCACTACCAATCTCGTGAGCTTCTGGAACTATGTGCTTCCAGTGCTTATGCTTCCTGTATTTATCTATTTCCTGCCTGTAGGTCAGGTTATTGCCAGTTTCTTTCTGTTTCTGGCGTTCTCTTATATTGACGGCATCTACATCACCTGCTACCGCAAGGCAACAGAGTGGATTCTGAAATGGCCCTTGATATTGGGATGGATGGGAATGTTTGCCGTGCTGATAGGATATATGTTTGTGAGTTCCTTTTTCCCGGTATGGATGGGATGGGCGGGTATCTTCTTCCTTGCCGGAGCGGTATTCGCCGGACTTACCATCTATCTCTATCACGAAAAGATTTATAACGAGCAGAAGCAGAAGGTTTCCAGGTTCCGTGGTTTCAGCCATATCAACCTCTTCAGTCTGCAATATATCGGCACATTGAGAGCAAAGCGTGTCCGTACGATGGTGATTATGATTGCTGCCATCTTCCTTTTCGATGCCTATCTCTTTGCCTTGCTCCCGGCAGAAGCGGGACAGGAAATGGGGGACAAGGTGGCTATGACTACCCTCTATGTGGCGGGTGCCATCCTGCTGCCATCGGTGGTGTTGTCGCAGTGGACCTTTGGCATTGAGGCAAACTTCTTCCATGGTTTGATGACCAAGCCTGTTAAGGTTAAACAGATGCTGCAGAATTGCTTCTATTATTATATGGTGGTGAGTGCTGTCGCTTTGTTGCTTACCCTTCCGTTCCTTTTCCTGCAGGTAGGAATCGGAATCCAGGTGCTTATCAGCGGTTTCTGTCTGGCAGTATTCATCAATCTCTTCAATCTGCCTACGGCACTCTTCTCTTCCCGTCTGGAGATATTCCAGACTTCCATGTTCAGCATGCAGGGAGCTAATCTGAAGATTAATCTTTATGCCATCGCCTTTCTCTTCCCGCTGGCTGGTGTCTGTGCTGTCTATTATTTCTTCGGTGAGACGGCATGGTTTGTCACCTGCATAACGCTGGCAGTCTTCAGTATCGCCATCCATAAATGGTTCATCGCCAAGATAGCTGCCATCTTCGAGAAGAACAAGTATAAGCGCATGGAGAAGTTTATGGAAAGCTAA